The following proteins are encoded in a genomic region of Mycolicibacterium rutilum:
- a CDS encoding enoyl-CoA hydratase/isomerase family protein, translated as MTDNSFDNIIYEVDGHKATITLHRPEALNALSPHMITELRAAYDEAENDDNIWLLIVTGTGRAFCTGADVGEIPEDGRVIYERPYLSTYDQWEAPQEGTPPFRRMAKPVLTAVNGLCCGAGLDWITTGDIAIASDQATFFDPHVSIGLVAAREMVRLARILPRNIALRMALMGKHERMTAQRAYELGMISEVVEHDRLLERAHEIADIVNSNAPLAVRGTRLTIHKTLDLPLHEAEILAETFRERVVRTEDALEGPKAFMEKRAPNWQCR; from the coding sequence TTGACGGACAACTCGTTCGACAACATCATCTACGAGGTCGACGGGCACAAGGCCACGATCACGCTGCACCGGCCCGAGGCGCTCAACGCGTTGAGCCCGCACATGATCACCGAGCTGCGCGCCGCCTATGACGAGGCCGAGAACGACGACAACATCTGGCTGCTCATCGTCACCGGCACCGGGCGGGCGTTCTGCACCGGCGCCGACGTGGGTGAGATCCCCGAGGACGGCCGGGTCATCTACGAGCGGCCGTATCTGTCCACCTACGACCAGTGGGAGGCGCCCCAAGAGGGCACACCGCCGTTTCGACGGATGGCCAAACCGGTGCTCACCGCGGTCAACGGGTTGTGCTGCGGCGCGGGCCTGGACTGGATCACCACCGGCGACATCGCGATCGCCTCCGACCAGGCGACGTTCTTCGATCCGCACGTCAGCATCGGCCTGGTGGCGGCGCGCGAAATGGTGCGGCTGGCCCGGATCCTCCCGCGCAACATCGCGCTCCGCATGGCGCTGATGGGCAAGCACGAGCGGATGACCGCGCAGCGGGCCTACGAACTCGGCATGATCAGCGAGGTCGTCGAGCACGACCGGCTGCTCGAACGGGCGCACGAGATTGCCGACATCGTGAACTCCAATGCGCCGCTGGCGGTCCGGGGCACCCGGCTGACGATCCACAAGACCCTGGACCTGCCGCTGCACGAGGCCGAGATCCTCGCCGAGACGTTCCGCGAACGCGTGGTGCGCACCGAGGATGCCCTCGAGGGCCCGAAGGCGTTCATGGAGAAGCGCGCGCCGAACTGGCAGTGCCGATGA
- a CDS encoding enoyl-CoA hydratase/isomerase family protein, with translation MTAFQTLLLDVDPDDHVATITLNRPEALNAFNRTMCEEMSRAWQLVKHDDTVHAVVLRAAGDRAFSAGLDIKTPYGQPGNVWNHEDPGEHLSPKWQKMWKPVVCAVQGMCTAGAFYFVNEADVVICSSDATFFDSHVSAGLVCALEPIGMMRRVGLAQTLRIALMGNDERVGAETALRIGLVTEVVARDQLWRRAHEIAAGIATKPPSATQGTVKAIWESLEKPYRAAMEQNLIYTRLGNPLGQAELAANPTRVEPRIR, from the coding sequence ATGACGGCGTTCCAGACGCTGTTGCTCGACGTGGACCCCGACGACCACGTCGCCACCATCACGCTGAACCGCCCCGAGGCGCTCAACGCGTTCAATCGCACCATGTGCGAGGAGATGTCGCGGGCCTGGCAGCTGGTCAAGCACGACGACACCGTCCACGCGGTGGTGCTGCGCGCCGCCGGGGACCGGGCGTTCAGCGCGGGGCTGGACATCAAGACGCCCTACGGGCAGCCCGGCAATGTGTGGAACCACGAGGACCCTGGCGAACACCTCAGCCCCAAGTGGCAGAAGATGTGGAAGCCGGTGGTGTGCGCGGTACAGGGCATGTGCACCGCCGGGGCGTTCTACTTCGTCAACGAGGCCGACGTGGTCATCTGCTCGTCCGACGCGACCTTCTTCGACTCCCACGTCAGCGCCGGGTTGGTGTGCGCGCTCGAGCCGATCGGGATGATGCGCCGCGTCGGACTTGCCCAGACACTGCGAATCGCGTTGATGGGCAACGACGAACGCGTCGGTGCCGAGACCGCGCTGCGGATCGGGCTCGTCACCGAGGTTGTCGCCCGAGACCAGCTGTGGCGCCGCGCGCATGAGATCGCGGCGGGCATCGCCACCAAACCGCCGTCGGCGACGCAGGGCACGGTCAAGGCCATCTGGGAATCACTGGAGAAGCCGTATCGCGCGGCGATGGAGCAGAACCTGATCTACACCCGGCTGGGCAACCCGCTGGGCCAGGCCGAACTCGCTGCGAACCCCACCCGCGTCGAGCCGAGGATCCGGTGA
- a CDS encoding class I adenylate-forming enzyme family protein: protein MADHALSRRIRGILALGPDTPAIEHDGQWCTWDQLSEHAQQIHGIGVRGRQVGMLLRNKPAHIASLLGVLLGGGTVVVVNPSRGDDRIRADLAALALPLVIGEPEDLARLVSSPGTDRVAISAIGDPIRLTAATALVPEETRPGVAVRMLTSGTTGPPKRIDLTYDMLAHSVIGADFDSAPAPTSLRRGVAIVNAPLVHIGGVYRVLQSVCEGRSFALLDRFELSRWADAVRRHRPRAVSLVPAALRTVLHSDLTRDDLESVQAVTSGTAPLSADDADAFTEKFGIPVLTSYAATEFGGSVAGWTLADYRQHWATKRGSVGRASLGAQLRVVDESGRVLGTDEPGLLEVKPGQLGPDADWLRTTDMARIDADGFLWILGRADQAIIRGGFKVMPDDVRAALESHPAVHSAAVIGRPDDRLGETPAAMVELREPADVATLTEHARNRLAGYEVPTTIVVVEQMPRTPSGKPDLSAVRQYFAEHG from the coding sequence ATGGCCGACCACGCTCTCAGCAGGCGTATCCGCGGGATCCTCGCGCTCGGACCGGACACCCCGGCGATCGAACACGACGGGCAGTGGTGCACCTGGGACCAGCTGTCCGAGCACGCCCAGCAGATCCACGGCATCGGGGTCAGAGGCCGCCAGGTCGGAATGCTGTTGCGCAACAAACCCGCTCACATAGCGAGTCTACTCGGCGTACTGCTGGGAGGCGGGACCGTCGTCGTGGTCAACCCCTCGCGCGGCGACGACCGGATCCGGGCCGACCTGGCCGCGCTCGCCCTGCCGCTGGTGATCGGGGAACCCGAGGATCTGGCCAGGCTGGTGTCCAGCCCGGGCACCGACAGAGTCGCCATCTCCGCAATCGGTGATCCCATCCGGTTGACCGCCGCCACGGCGTTGGTTCCCGAGGAGACCCGACCGGGTGTTGCGGTGCGGATGCTCACCAGCGGAACCACCGGGCCACCGAAACGCATCGATCTCACCTACGACATGCTCGCCCACTCGGTGATCGGTGCGGACTTCGATTCCGCGCCGGCGCCGACCAGCCTGCGCCGCGGGGTGGCGATCGTCAACGCGCCGCTGGTGCACATCGGCGGGGTGTACCGCGTGCTGCAATCCGTCTGCGAGGGACGCTCGTTCGCGCTGCTGGACCGCTTCGAGCTGAGCCGCTGGGCCGACGCGGTCCGCAGGCACCGGCCCCGCGCGGTGTCGCTGGTGCCCGCCGCGCTGCGCACCGTGCTGCACTCGGACCTGACCCGCGACGACCTCGAAAGTGTCCAGGCGGTCACCTCCGGCACCGCTCCCCTGTCGGCCGACGACGCCGACGCCTTCACCGAGAAGTTCGGCATCCCGGTCCTGACCTCATACGCGGCAACGGAATTCGGCGGCAGTGTCGCGGGCTGGACACTGGCGGACTACCGGCAGCACTGGGCCACCAAACGCGGCAGCGTCGGCAGGGCCAGCCTGGGCGCACAACTGCGGGTCGTCGACGAATCCGGCCGTGTCCTGGGCACCGACGAACCCGGGCTGCTCGAGGTCAAACCCGGCCAACTCGGCCCGGACGCGGACTGGCTGCGCACCACCGACATGGCGCGCATCGACGCCGACGGCTTCCTGTGGATTCTCGGACGCGCCGACCAGGCCATCATTCGCGGCGGGTTCAAGGTCATGCCCGACGACGTGCGCGCCGCGTTGGAGAGCCACCCGGCGGTGCACAGCGCCGCCGTCATCGGCCGCCCCGACGACCGGCTCGGCGAGACACCGGCGGCCATGGTGGAGTTGCGCGAACCGGCCGATGTCGCAACGTTGACCGAGCACGCGCGAAACCGGTTGGCCGGTTACGAGGTGCCGACGACCATCGTGGTCGTGGAGCAGATGCCGCGCACGCCGTCGGGCAAGCCCGACCTGAGCGCGGTCCGGCAGTACTTCGCCGAACATG